The segment CCAGTGGGTCAGGGAGGGGATCCTGTCCCTCTGCTTGGCCCTGGTGGGGCCACGTCTGGAGTTCTGTGTTTTGCTCTGGACTCTGCAGTTACAGAAGGACAAGCAACTCCTGGAGAGGGTCCAGTGGAAGCCACAAAGGTGATGAGAGATCTGGAGCATCTTTTTGATGAAGCGaaatggcaggagctgggcgtggtcagtctggagaagaggaggctgagaGGGGATCCCAACAATCATAAGAATACCCAAATATCCATAAAAATATCTCATTTGAGAGGGTTTCTCATCAATCCATGTGAACTTCTCCAAGGGGTGGAAAGAGGATGGTGTCAGACTGTTCAGTGGTGCCCAGCGACAGGACAAGGATCTCAGAATCCCCAAGGTGGGAAAAGACCTCTAGGATCATCAAATCCCATCTGTGCCCAATCCCCACCTCATACCagcccagagcatcccctggACACCTTTAGGGATGGCAAtcctaccacctccctgggcagggaggaatCATGGCCATAAACCAGAACACCAGAAATTCCACCCTAATGTTAGGAAGAACTTCTTTCCATGGAGGTAGCAGAGTCCTGGaagagctgccctgggagggCATGGATtgtccctctctggagacattccaaGACCACCTGGACACCCTCcagtgtcacctgctccaggtatCTGTGCcttggcagggggttggactgTATGAGCTCCAGAgggcccttccaaccccaactaTTCTGGGGTTCTGGGACTCTGAGTCTGGTTTTGTCTCTGGATTTAATCTTTCACTGAGGCTCCTTTGATTTCCTGGGCAAATGGGATGAGATGTTGCTGTGTTTTGGTGCACCTGGGTTTGAGCAAGGTTTTGCTGAAGCATCTCCTTTGAACTTGCCAGGACACGCTGGCatgcctgctcctgctccttcccctgttcctgctcctttccctgctcctgctccttcccaagtTCTGCCCGGAGTTATGCAGGGCCAGGATGTTGCAAGGTCAGGGCAGAGCAAAGCATCTGAACCTTTGAAATTCAATAAGGGCTTTGCAATAATGTTTGGCTGAGGGTTTTTCCTCCactatttctttgttttattctcCTTTTGCAATGACTGACTGAAATATCTGCATCAGTGGTGTTGTTGTGCTCCAGCACCCATCCCCACCCCAGATCTTCCAGATAAGGCCTCCCCAAGAGCCCTGCAGACACTTGGACTTGCCCTGGCTTTTTAAGAAAGCAAAAATTGAATCCTGAGGTTTTGCCTGGATGCCCCAAATCCTCCCTTCcatggaagaaaatattttggattAACCCAAATACGTTAATAAATGAATGATGATTAATTTTCTTGTCGCTTATGGATAAAACTCAAccctccttctcttcctccccttcctcccccagttTTCTCCAATTCTTGAATTTATTTTGGGACAACCAATTTCAAGATTTTCATTATAATTTAATCAGAATTTCAAAGCTTTTCCCTGGAAGTAAAGAAAATATGCCTCCAGCTCTGTCTGATGAAGgttggaaatattttctattgcTGGTTCTGGTTTAgaataaaaagataaataaaaagaacaaataaattaCAATCTGGTTTTATTGGACACATTccaaacagagagaggaaggGAAACACGGAGTCGCATCACTATTATGGAAGTATAAAAAgctgcaattttcttttttaatggtgctttccaaaaataaaaagacacaGTGGAAGGCTAGAGGGGTAAATTCTaccagaaaaggggaaaatagatTTGGGATCCTGGAGTTCCTCAGGGATCCTGCTCTTGACTGCCTTGCTTCCCACACACTGGGCTGGAACCGGCTGCACTTCCCAGTTTCCCAAAGATCTTTCTTGTGGCAGAGGAACCCACACAGAGAAGAGATGCTGGAATTCCCCCAGGAGCTGTGGACATGGCCCTTCAGGAAGCTTTTCCAACGTGATTTTCACAATCTCAGACTTTCCCCATCTGCTGTGACCAAGGCCACAGGGAAAGACAGCAAGACTTGGATGCTggaggatttgggaatttttgaagACATTCCAGCAACACCTTGCATGGGACAGGACAGAAACCCCATTTAACAGCAAGCATTGATCTTGCTTTAGAAGAACTCATTGTGTCAGACattatttagaattttaaaaccCTATTATTTAGAAAACAAGCCCTTTTTCATAGGTTCTGGATCAGTCACTGGTGAATCCTCTGACAAAAACCACCCCCAAAGTTACATGTAAGGGCCACTGTGGGCAAACTCATTTAGGAAGAGAAAGGGCAGGAAGGGGAGAGTGATTTGGGAAAAGATTTTTGACAAGCTCGTGGCACACTGAATTCTCATCTGTGGGTGGAGGGGTCTCAGGTTGCTGCTCCAACATTAGTGCTCCGAATCCCTGGTCAGGCTCAAGTGCCTGAGCTGACTCAGCAGCAAAACTTGACAATATCTGGAAGAATCATATCTTTCAAAACTTGGCTGTGAATGGAGGAAAGAGGGATTTTCTATCTCACCAGAGTGACTCAGAATGAAGAAAATGTTAAGAGGGACATTACAAGCCACTGCCTGGGATCTTTGAGTAGCCTCCAGGGGTAATTCTAGACAGCAGAAAAATAACCCAGACCTCTGATGCAGACGAGCTTGTCTTGTGAAGGAGTGAGTTGGGCTCATTCCAGCAGTGAAGGCAAAGCAGGGTGAGCTAAATACacattcccagcccatccctgggctTCTGGGCTGAAGAATCCAGAACTGAGCTAAAACTTTCCCTGCTATTTGCTCTGTTTCAGCTGATGGCTGTGGGTAGCCACAATCATAAATTGTTTGGCCTTACTAAACACAAATGGAAAACCAAACCAATTCCCCATTCAGAACAATCACTTAGGCCCATGTTTTCCTTTAACTCCTGTTCCAGGGACTTGGAGAGCTCTGATTTCTGTGTGTTCCACTGCTTTTCTTGACCCAAGATCCAAATGCGTGAGAActacagagcaggagcagggcaggggcagctggaaGGGTGGAGGTGGGGGAGAACAGTGGGCAGGAGGAACAGAGGAGGGTCTGGGCTTGGCTTTACTCAGGCTCTGTGGCATTCTTCAGGCTTTGGCTTTTTATGCTCTTTTTGCTGGAGGAGGTTTTGGAGACGATTTTCACACCTGGGTTGGTGCCTTTTGCACTTCCAGAGCTGAAATTCCCTCCACTGGTGCTCAGGGCGCTGCTGCCACCCCCAGCATGGCTGtagctgccagcagtgcccagaccACTCCCTCCTCCAAATCCACCTCCAAGACCACCTCCAGCCCCAAGTCCGAGTCCTCCTCCACTTCCAAAACTGtagcttcctcctcctcctcctcctcctccgccagCTCCAAGACCGAAACTGCTCCCGCTGCCTCCTCCAAGGCCAAAACCATTTCCAACACCTCCTCCAAGACCAAAGCTGCTTCCACCACCTCCTCCAAGGCCAAAACCACTTCCACCGCCTCCTCCACTCAGGCTCAGTCCACCAAATCCTCCTCCTAAGCCAGCTCCACCAGAAATGCCGGAGCTGGAGCTGATGACAGCTGCAAGGAAAAGCAATCAGAGGGTTGGACATCTGCTTGGCAGCCGTGGAATAacgggatgggctgggctggaaggggccaTAAAAgtcatcccatccctgcctctgccatgggcagggactcctTCCCTTATCCCAGGTTGGTCCCCCACCAccctccaacctggccttggacacttccagggaaggggcagccacagcttctctgggaagtCACCCAGTCCCAGGAAGCACCATCATCAGGACCTTGACCCACAGGACTTGAACCCAACTTCCATCCCCTGCACAAGCCCGTAATGACAGAGGAAGGCTCCAAAAGTCTTATGTGGGGcaaaatttcccttttcccatggTTTCTCCCAGGCCTTGCTCCCAAAGCCAGACTTTGGGATCCAGAACTGTGATACTTACAGTAGCTGATGGGGTTCAGTCCCTCCCCGCTGAGCCTGTTGGGGGATTAGACAAGATTGGAGTAAAATTATGGATACAGGCAGAGGAACCAATCTCTGACGGGAAAAGTGACAGTCACTATTATCCCCACAAGGATTTTGCTCCCACCTGCTCTCCTCGCCCTCCAGCAGCTTCCTGTAGGTCGCGATctcaatgtccagggccagcttgACGTTCATGAGCTCCTGGTACTCCCGGAGCTGCCGGGCCATATCAGCCTTGGCTTTCTGCAGGGCGTCTTCCAGGTCAATCATCTTTGCCTTGGCGTCCTTGAGGGCCATCTCCCCGCGCTCCTCTGAGTCTCCAATGGCCGTCTGCAGGGTGGCACACTGCAAGGGATGGGGGGGCTTGGAAAGCTGCTCTTGCCTTTGGGTGAGAGTCACCCAAGGAAGAAACCCATTCTGGCTGGGATGTTCATGGAAAATGTTCCAGCTGAGCTAATACGGCTGGAGTTGAAACGCCAGGCTGGCAAGATCGACTTAATAGTTAAGCTTTACAGTGTTAAGCCCTTTCCAGGCGGGAATTCAACACCTTTAACGAGGCTGGAAAAGTCCCTGATCAGCAAAGCTGAGCTGTGGTGTTAAGGGACAACAGAATGGGGCTCTGTTGGCTCCTTTTGCCATGCCTACCTGGTTTCTCGTGTTCTCTATCTCGGAGCGGATCCTCTGGATGAGCCGGTTGAGCTCTGAGATTTCACCCTTCGTGTTGCGCAGGTCATCACCGTGTTTCCCAGCCgtggcctgcagctcctcaaaCTGAGGTGAGAAGGAAGATGTAACCTGAACCATCTGAGGTGTCTGGCTGGAGGAGACGTGGCTCAAACATCCCCTCTTAGGGGCAGCAGGGATTTCGTGTGGCAATGATGGGTCAGCTCACCTTGGTTTGGTACCAAGCCTCGGCCTCGGCGCGGCTCCGGTTGGCGATGTCCTCGTACTGAGCTTTGACTTCAGCAATGATGCTGCTCAGGTCCAGGTCCCGGTTGTTGTCCATGGACAGGATGACAGCAGTGTCAGACACTTGGGCGCTGAGCTGGGCCAACTCCTGTGGGAAGCACATGTGAGCTGCACTTACCTCTCCCAACCCTCAGAATGGTGGCATTCCCCAGCCAAGGACAACGGCAGGGCAGGAATCGGGGATTTGTCTGTACCGCCTCGTAGAGGGCTCGAAGGAAGTTGAGTTCATCACTCAGGGCATCCACCTTGGCCTCCAGCTCCACCTTGTTCATGTAAGCAGCATCCACATCCTGGAaaagagcagctgtggggacacCTGTGGCACCTGGATCCTCTTCTCAGCCAGAAAGAAACTCCTAGCCACAGCCAAGAAACTGCCAAGCCTGGAGACAAggctgcccctgtccctgctgcctggtAGAGAAGCTGTGCTTGGCACATCCCACTGGATAAGCACCAAGACAGCCTCTCATGCCCCAAAAAAGTGCTCTGTGTAATTTGGAAGTGGATAAGGCGAAGGTCCTGGCTCTTTGGCCTTGGTACCTGGGATTCCCAAGAATGACTGACCCCCTTTGTCTCTACCTGGTCTGTTTTGCACCTCTGTGTATTGTGGGACCAGAGTGGGAGGAGATTTTGCTTCCTTCCTACAAGCCACTCCATTCCTTTCCCACAATACCATGAACAAATGGTGATTTAAAACCCTTCTAAAGGATGAGGATGCAGCTCCATGAGATCTCCCATCCCTCAGGATATTCCCAGCCTGTGCAATGCTGGGGCTGGCTCAGCATCTGCAGCACCTCCTGTCTCACCCACCTTCTTGAGCACCACAAATTCGTTCTCTGCTGCCGTGCGCCGGTTGATTTCCTCTTCATATCTACAGAGATAAGGGGAAAGAGGTGCTGGATCAGACCTCGAGAAGCAGAACAGGTGTCCAGGTAGGACTACAAAGTGATCTGGACTGGGAGTGGCATCTCCAAATCAGCCTCCTGGGAACTGTCCAGCTCCAATGAGTGAGATTCCCCtttctcagaaggctgaaagGACATTTTTGATTTAATGCAGATGGAACAAGGAAGGTAAAGCTGGTTTAGAGGATTTTTCTTTGCAAGAGCCATCACAAGGTGCTGTGTCCTGGCTTAATCTCCATTTTTTGATGGGGAAAAATGTCGATGAACCCTTTTTGGTGCTGTTGAGGAAAATGGGTCCCACAGGGAGAGATAGGGGGTATTGGAGGTGATTAGAGATGTTCTATATTATGGGTTGGAGCACGAACTGGAGAcacttttccccctttcctagAGAAATTTCCGTTAATATTTCAGTCTGGATGTTTGACTTTCAGAAATTGAAATTTTTGACAtgagtcatagaatcatggaattacagaatcatagaaccatagaatcagctgagttggaagggacccatgaGGATccttgagtccaactcctggccctgcacaggacacccccaccaaccccagcctgtgcctgagagcattgtccaaacactcctggagctctggtaGCCATGGGACCATgaccctggggagcctgttcagtgcctgaccaccctctgggtgaaaaccCCTGCTGCTCAATGCTCAGCTGAACCATTTACAGCCCATTTCACACTCACTTGTTTTTGAAGTCCTCCACGAGGTCCTGCATGTTCTTCAGCTCCCCATCCATGCGTCCCCGCTCATTGAGCAGGTTGGCCAGCTGCCGTCGCAGGTTGTTGATGTAGGCCTCGAACAGCGGGTCCAGGTTGCTCTTGCCAGAATTGTTTTTttggccctgctcctgcagaagggTCCATTTTGTCTCCAGCACCttgttctgctgctccaggaagCGAACCTGAGCATTGGGAAGCAGAAGAGGCTTAGGCAGAAGATACCTGCGAGCTGACAGCCAATATTCAACACTGGCAGTGATGCACGGCAGGACCCAAGGGATTCCCGAACTAAGAGTTTCCGAACTGAGAATATCCTCTAGATTATCCAGGGCTATGCCAGCCAACCTGTAGCTGAGCAAATCCACCCTTAGTGGACAGTTCTCTTCAGAGGCAATTTGGTTAGGAAGCCAACAAGCAATGGTAAGAAAATTTGGGTTCAGGTCTTTCTTCATCAGACAGTGAAGTTCTTCTTTCACACCCTCTGGGGTTTCTTTCTTTGTAAGATACATATCTTTCTTCATTAAAGCCAAGGTCTGAGTACTAATGCTAAAATTGCTTAATTGCCCTTCCTTTTGCTCACACATACAACACACTTATCTAATTAAAGCTGAGGAAGGACTTGAGTGGTTGAGTCAATTGAGTCaataaaaaaaggattttatcCTGCAGGCATAAACAACAAAGAGCAAGACATCTGCTGTGATTGCCCAAGAGTGAGTTGGGTTGAGCCACTAGACCTGGACCCAAAAGTGACTTATGCCATTTCAACTAATCTGTGTTGTTTCTCGGGCACAAACCCTGGATCTATTCCCATAACTACAATTTTCTTGTCTTGTTTTCTGCCCTGTCAATGTTCAGAAGGACATTATTGTTTGAGAGACTTAACGAAGACACACAGGGAGGAAACGTGTGAAAGACTGGAGATCTCTAAAGTCGCATTTTGGTACCTACTAGATCCTCACTCCCCCTCTACCACAGATCCACAGCACCCAACAAAGTCTCACCTTGTCAATGAAAGAAGCAAATTTGTTGTTGAGAGTCTTGATCTGCTCCTTCTCATCTTTCCGCACCTGTTGGATGTTTGGATCTATCTCCAGGTTCAGCGGTGCCAGGAGGCTCTGGTTTACTGTCACTTCTTGGATTGTACCCACTCCAGGTGGGCTCCCAGAAAATCCTGAGGGGCTCCTgccacctcccagccctgcagggaatCCTCCCAGCCCCCCCAGTCCACCAAAGCCAAACCCTCCACCACCTCCGTGACCACCACCATAGCCAAGCCCACCAGCACCTCCACCAAAGCCAAGGCCACCACCTCCACCACCAAGCCCCAGCCCAAGGCCACCACCAGCTCCACCACCACCAAACCCACCTCCTCCACCACCAAGCCCCAGCCCAAGGCCACCACCAGCTCCACCACTACCAAACCCACCTCCCAGGCCagagccaccagcagctccacttCCAAAAGCAGCTCGGAAGCTGCTTCCAACCCCGATGGAAATCCTCTTGCTGCCACCAAGGTTGTAGAGGCTCCTGCTGCCAAAACCTGCACCACCGCCAGAACTGCCGCCACCACCTCCTCCAATGAGCCTCCCaaagcctcctcctcctcctcctcctcctcctcgtgcTACAGACACAGAGCTAAAGCCAGCCCTGTTGCTGCTGGGAATTATGGCCGAGGCAGCGCTGTAGGATCGGCCTCCCCCTCCTGCCCTCATGCTGAGTGCCCGGTTCATCGTGGCGGCAGAGAAGGGCCCCACACAGCCAGAGAGActctgcagctctctgaggaAAGGGAACCAGGGTGCCCCTTTTATCCCCCAGGGATCTGGGCTTGGCTGCATGGAAGTCCAGTGATCAATTTAGTGCCTTCATGGTTTTGACGTGCCAGGAGGCAGCTGTCTCCCTGAGACTTGTTAAACCCTGATTGCACCCAAACACGCCTCCTGGGGCTGGATCTGCTCAGCTGGAAGAGTTATCTAACACCCAGATTTCTATCTCTTCACAGAGATGGGTTATTTcattttgtattattttgcttaaccctggaggtgtccaaggccaggttgtgagagcttggagcaacctgggttAATGCAAGGTGTCGCTGTCTGGGAGGGGGATGGAATGAGATGGCCTTTGagattccttccaacccaaaccattctgggattccatgactCTATAATTTCCttactgtgaaaaaaaatattaaaatgctaTAAAGCCAGAAATAATGCCTTGGATTCCCAATTCTGCTTAAAGGATGCAGCACATCAACACAGAGATCAGTGGAGAATCCTCTGGACTAACTCAAGTGAAAGACAGTGAGAACAAAATGGTTAAATCTGAACAAAAATAATTCATGGGGTTTCTTCACCTGAAGGCAGAAGGTGGCTTGATGTTCATGAAACCTGACATCCCTTTTGGGGCCCTAATTTATCCAGTTTGCTGTTCCTACTCCCTGGGCAGTGACCATCTCTTTGGGATGACTTGACAAAGAGATCCTGATCaagttttcctctttctcctttccaGATGTAAATACCACCTCAAATTTTGCCCATTTATATTCATTACTTAGCCTATGGCAGTCTTTCTAGGCTATTCCTCTGGATATTTGCATTTCCAGAGAACAACTCAATTCCACACAGAGGCTGTGTTGTGATTTCTCCATCTAGCTGATGATGTGACTAAAAACCATTTCATCTTGACTAAAAACCATTTCAAAAAAAGCGGCAGATTTTCTGAAAAACTCTTTGCCCATCTCTGTAGAACAATGTCATTTGCCCACTTTAGGATGTAGTCAGTCCTGAGTTTCTGGCTCTCTCTAGCTCTGATTTCTTTTAAGGACCTTTGAATCTTCCATCCAAAATGCTGCCAAAAGCAGATTTAACCAGCATGAAAAATACTCCCACAAATTCTCCTTATTTTACTTCCTGGAGTccttgggaaaaaagaaaaattcaacaGGGTGTGGTGACAATTTCTGGTATCTCAGACTTTGTGGAACTGCAGTGTTGAGAGTATTTTATCCCTTGCATGTCAGAGCTCAGCTGTTTTTTGGCATGGGGCTGCCCTGGTGGCTTTACCTGAATTCTGCAGGACTGGAGCTTAAATATATTTACAGGACAGGACTCTACTTGCCTTTCAAaacacatccctgtgccccagagctACAAAACCATTAAGGAACTAAAATCCCACTGGCATCTCTAGAAGAACACTTAAACAGGTGCTGCTGAATACAGAAGACCAAATATCTGATTATCCCCAGAGAAATGCTGCTGGGCAGGCTCAAATGGAGAGCTGGGGCACTGAAAGAGATTTCCCTTTGCAGTGAGAAATTATTCCAAGATAGTACATGTCAGCTTGtttctttttggaaaatgtGGGTCTGAACCTGGAATGTCACTTGAAATTCATGAGCATCCATTGCCTCCGTGATTTGCATAAAATTCAAAGCCAGGGTGCGATgggaaaatgagattttgtCTTCATGGTTCCTTGACCCCAGAAAAGGCAGCTTGTCCTGAAGCTGAAGAACGGGTTCAGATCTGATGTTAAAGCTGAATGAATGTAATGGGATTAAAGGTGGGGCTGCCAAAAAGAAAGAGGGAATTGTCACTTCAGGCTCCCACACTCTTCTCCCCTCGGCTCGTTATCCACAGGGTATGTGAGAGATGCAAAGGCCACCTGAAAAATGCTCCTTTCCCTTCTGGGGTGCTTGGTGGTGTGGAGGAGCCAAGGGTTGGGGCTCCAAACCCGGAGGCAGATGTGGCATTTTCATGTCTCTTTGCATCAActctgccaggctctgggctCAAGCTGAGAGAGGGAAAGTCAAAGTTAAATATAGGGAAGAAATTTCTcgctgtgagggtggggagacCCTGCAGtggatttcccagagaagctgtggttgccccatccctcaaagggtccaaggccaggctgaatggggcttggagcaacctgggacagagAAGTTGTCCCTGGCCACAGCAGGGGGTGGAATAAGACAGTTTATAAGATCCTTCTAATCCAACCATTCCGTGAATCCATAGTTTTGGACTCTATCAATTTACAAAAGGGTCTGTCCAGATTTACACTGTGCGGGATTTGACCTCcatccaccccaaacccacattcctgacttttttctctccaaaatACCCTGATCTACGTGAAAATCTTcaagcaggcagcagcaaacaTGGCTTTTGCAATAGCTGGGAGTTGAGGACAGGGATGATTAAAGGTTTTTTCCCAGAAATGCAAGAGCTGCCAGACTGCTTTTGCCCCCTGGGGAGCTGGCTGGTGTTTGGTGTTCAGGTATTGCTTTGCAGGAAGATGATCAACATAAATTATGAGCTGCTGGGGCACTGGAAGCTTCTTGTTTTGGGTGTTTCTGCTTGGTATTTACATAGAAATGAGATGGAGCCTGAGTCGTGTTCATGGAGcagaaaagatgaagaaaacatTTCCAAAAACATCTTTAGCAGAGTAAGTTTTGCTTTCTCACCAAGGGCTGACCCACTTGGCTTTCACCACCCCCCAGCCAACTGTGGCATTTATTAAAACAGAAttagtgctctgctccctgttgaTCACATCCAATACACCACGAGGGGAGCCAGAATGCCCCAtgtgggagagcagcagaggccAGAGCTCATCCCACACTGGGTTCATCCCCGTCCCACCCACGAGGACAGAGTCTGGGATGGGGGCTGAGCTTATCCTTCAGCCCTGCAGAGGTCGAGGGAAAGAAGCTGTGGGTCAGCAGGGAAGTCTTGGAAGCAGAGTGGGACATGGGGGGATAATTTCCAGCCCCTGTTTCTTGGTGAGCCTTCCATGGGCACATGAACCTGCCCACACCgtgtgctgctccaggctgggcacagggatttCTCCAAAGGTGATGCAGAGCTGGCTCAGGGGCCGTTGGCCCTACCatggggagctgtgggaagggaggagctgcagggctggtttgttttcctgtgATTCCAGCTGTCCATCCAGCTGGGCTGAGTTGCCACCATGGCAAGATCCTCCCAGCCAAGTTATAGAGACCCATCAGGGGGTCACTGTCCAGGGGAACTGGGAGCCCTGCAGAAGTCCAGGAGCATTGGGACAACACTCAAGCATCTGGTAGGacttttggggtgtcctgtgcagggccaggactgggatttgatgatccttgtgggtcccttcccagccaggatattccatgattctataaacctcacagaggaaaaggagaggacGATGTGATTTCTCCTAATCCCAGTTTCCTAAAACTGTGAGAGAGGGTTTTCCCTCCCCGGAAGGGATGATGGAGGAGCGTGTCCAGCCACATCTCCAGACCCTCTCCTCTTTCTGTGAGTTCACATCTTTTAAGGAAGGTGGTGGTTGAGGAAGGAGCCCCTGGTGCTGCATTTTGGGAAACTGCACTTTGCTCTTACCTTCTTCTAAAATCAACCCACTCTTGTGAGAGGGTTTCACAGGTGTGGTGGGGATTATTTTCCTGTTCCTCCCTGAGCTGGTTCTCACTGATTTCCTTAAACAAGGGCCTCGCTGCCTTTTTGTTCCATCTCCAGAGATCCCAGACACTTTGAGAGATCCCAAGCAAACTGCATACCCATGGATGGTAAACAGCCTCCTTTCCAGACTTCCTTGTGGCCACACTAATCAGTGGATGAAATAAAGGTATGCAAAGGTGCTTGAGGAAAGAGAGCAGACAAAACCTTCTTGAAGCTCCAAACTCCACCCATTTGGAGGCTCAGGTTTGAGGAAATTTCTATGATTTGCAATATGAGGGAGGGAAATaaagcccaggcagtgcagcaTGAATTATGCATGGAGTTTATTGAAGGTACAGCTGAAAGTCTGGAGTAAGCGAAGGGAAATAACTCTGTTCACTTACACATGAAAAGCTTTAACTCCGTCTATTGCACACAGGAAAAACAACACATGCATTTAACTACAGAAATATAAGGTGCTCGTTGGGGTGTAATTAAAATCTGCTCTACCAAACGCAGTGTAGCAACCTGGACCAATTTGCATAAGCACTCCCAGCCCTCTTGTAAACAGGAAAAATTGGATTTTCTGCTGTCATTAAAGAAGTAAATTACAGATGCTGCTTTGTCTTGGACAATTAAATTGTGGCTTCTCTCTCTGAAGTTGGGATGACCAAATTTTTCATCCTTTTGCAATAGCTGCATTAGAAGTCTCTGCTGGAAAGGGGTCAAGCAGGGCAAGGTGAGCGAAAAGCCAAGATGATGAGTGGAGACAGGGATGGTCTCTGAAATTAAAATCTCACCTGGctggggggggcaggggggagttTCCCCCAAGAAAAACATCAGGGAGAGGGTGGGTTTTGTCAGGCTAAGGGTTTAGGCAGAGCGATGTCCTAGCGCATGGTTGTGTGATCCCTGTGGCTGTCAGAGGGAGGGGGAATACTGTTTTATTGCAGAAATGCTGATTATTATAAAATCTGCCGTCTCGGGCCCCGCCGCTCTCTACCGGGTCGTCCTGACGACGCGCACGGCTGTGCTGAACCTGTTCCCGCAGACGGCCGGGGCCCCGGGGATCAGCACGGGCCCGGGCCCGCACTGCTCCACCCCCGCGCA is part of the Agelaius phoeniceus isolate bAgePho1 chromosome 35, bAgePho1.hap1, whole genome shotgun sequence genome and harbors:
- the LOC129130766 gene encoding keratin, type II cytoskeletal 75-like gives rise to the protein MQPSPDPWGIKGAPWFPFLRELQSLSGCVGPFSAATMNRALSMRAGGGGRSYSAASAIIPSSNRAGFSSVSVARGGGGGGGGGFGRLIGGGGGGSSGGGAGFGSRSLYNLGGSKRISIGVGSSFRAAFGSGAAGGSGLGGGFGSGGAGGGLGLGLGGGGGGFGGGGAGGGLGLGLGGGGGGLGFGGGAGGLGYGGGHGGGGGFGFGGLGGLGGFPAGLGGGRSPSGFSGSPPGVGTIQEVTVNQSLLAPLNLEIDPNIQQVRKDEKEQIKTLNNKFASFIDKVRFLEQQNKVLETKWTLLQEQGQKNNSGKSNLDPLFEAYINNLRRQLANLLNERGRMDGELKNMQDLVEDFKNKYEEEINRRTAAENEFVVLKKDVDAAYMNKVELEAKVDALSDELNFLRALYEAELAQLSAQVSDTAVILSMDNNRDLDLSSIIAEVKAQYEDIANRSRAEAEAWYQTKFEELQATAGKHGDDLRNTKGEISELNRLIQRIRSEIENTRNQCATLQTAIGDSEERGEMALKDAKAKMIDLEDALQKAKADMARQLREYQELMNVKLALDIEIATYRKLLEGEESRLSGEGLNPISYSVISSSSGISGGAGLGGGFGGLSLSGGGGGSGFGLGGGGGSSFGLGGGVGNGFGLGGGSGSSFGLGAGGGGGGGGGSYSFGSGGGLGLGAGGGLGGGFGGGSGLGTAGSYSHAGGGSSALSTSGGNFSSGSAKGTNPGVKIVSKTSSSKKSIKSQSLKNATEPE